Proteins from a genomic interval of uncultured Desulfuromusa sp.:
- a CDS encoding FAD-dependent oxidoreductase, translated as MKIAVIGAGLAGLTAAKQLHSAGAEVTVFDKSKGTGGRLSSRSFAGGWIDHGAPYVSLESDQFSSFLKQNMSIAGVTDLQKTLRDKHACGTKPATGCL; from the coding sequence ATGAAAATTGCCGTCATTGGTGCTGGCCTCGCAGGCCTGACCGCTGCAAAACAATTACACTCTGCAGGTGCAGAAGTGACAGTTTTTGATAAAAGTAAAGGGACGGGTGGACGCTTATCAAGTCGCTCTTTTGCAGGAGGGTGGATTGACCATGGCGCCCCTTATGTATCACTGGAAAGTGACCAATTTTCAAGCTTTCTCAAGCAGAACATGTCCATCGCCGGGGTTACGGATTTACAGAAAACACTCAGGGACAAGCATGCCTGTGGGACAAAACCTGCAACTGGGTGTCTATGA
- a CDS encoding DUF2177 family protein, producing MIGFYLKLYLLTVPVFFAIDLLWLGVVAKNFYQNNLSTFLSPAVNWPAALAFYFIYIAGIILFAVRPGLDAESLGRAAIWGALFGFFTYATYDLTNLATLRDWPLKVVFVDIAWGTLLCTLVASGSYLLGRWLS from the coding sequence ATGATTGGTTTTTATCTGAAACTTTACCTGCTGACCGTTCCGGTATTTTTTGCCATTGACTTGCTCTGGCTAGGAGTTGTGGCGAAGAATTTTTACCAGAATAACCTCTCAACATTTCTCAGTCCAGCGGTCAACTGGCCCGCAGCACTGGCTTTTTACTTTATCTACATCGCCGGAATTATCCTCTTTGCGGTCAGGCCGGGACTGGATGCAGAGTCACTTGGCAGGGCAGCAATCTGGGGAGCATTATTTGGTTTTTTCACTTATGCGACCTACGATTTAACCAACCTGGCCACCCTGCGCGACTGGCCACTAAAGGTTGTTTTTGTTGATATTGCCTGGGGAACCCTGCTTTGTACTTTGGTTGCCAGCGGCAGTTATCTGCTCGGTCGCTGGCTCAGCTAG
- a CDS encoding lipocalin family protein, producing MKLTTLACSLFMLFGCSSAPKGVTPIATFDLDRYLGTWYEIARLDHRFERSLSHVSATYSSRADGGIDVLNRGYDKKTGEWKEANGRAYFLESPQKGSLKVTFFWPFYAGYHVIALDQQNYSYALVSGPDRDYLWLLSRTPKLEESITQSLVKKAAALGFDTSNLIFVEQQRDGKAPG from the coding sequence ATGAAATTGACAACCCTGGCTTGTAGCCTCTTTATGCTGTTTGGATGTTCCAGTGCACCCAAAGGGGTCACTCCTATCGCCACCTTTGATCTCGATCGCTATCTGGGAACCTGGTACGAGATTGCCCGCCTGGACCACCGCTTCGAGCGTAGTCTCAGCCACGTTTCTGCAACCTATAGCAGCCGAGCAGATGGAGGGATTGATGTCCTTAACCGGGGCTATGACAAAAAAACTGGTGAGTGGAAAGAAGCAAATGGTCGGGCCTACTTTCTGGAATCACCACAAAAAGGAAGTTTAAAAGTGACTTTCTTCTGGCCTTTTTATGCGGGTTACCATGTCATCGCACTAGATCAGCAAAATTATTCATATGCTCTTGTCAGTGGGCCGGATCGAGACTACCTGTGGCTGTTATCACGGACTCCAAAGCTGGAGGAATCCATAACCCAGAGTCTGGTGAAAAAAGCCGCGGCTCTCGGTTTTGATACCAGCAACCTGATTTTTGTTGAACAGCAAAGAGATGGAAAAGCCCCTGGCTGA
- a CDS encoding DUF1295 domain-containing protein, with amino-acid sequence MNVFLFAIILLLIFMTLVFFVALWRKDNSIVDIAYGLAFVLVSWTGFLSYGSSHSRQFLLLTLITIWGLRLATHISLRKRREDGEDPRYRQWRESWGKTFIWRSFLQIFMLQGTIIFLVSLPILLVINKPGGELGTLDLLGLLIWLIGFTFEAVGDWQLLRFKQSSANRGRIIQSGLWRYTRHPNYFGEATLWWGIMLIALNSPSGWLAVISPLLINFLLLKVSGIPMLESKYQGNAEFAAYKNRTNAFFPWMPKPKGE; translated from the coding sequence ATGAATGTTTTCCTTTTCGCCATAATCCTGTTGCTCATTTTTATGACTCTGGTCTTCTTTGTTGCTCTCTGGCGCAAAGACAACAGCATTGTTGATATCGCCTACGGTCTGGCTTTTGTGCTGGTCAGCTGGACGGGATTTCTCAGTTACGGTAGCAGTCACTCACGGCAGTTTTTGCTTTTGACACTAATCACCATCTGGGGCCTCCGCCTGGCAACTCATATATCCCTGCGCAAGAGAAGAGAAGATGGCGAAGACCCCCGCTACCGGCAATGGCGTGAGAGCTGGGGAAAAACCTTTATCTGGCGCAGTTTTCTACAGATTTTCATGCTCCAGGGAACAATCATATTTCTGGTGTCGTTACCGATTCTTCTAGTCATCAACAAACCAGGTGGTGAGCTTGGCACGCTTGACCTCCTCGGACTCTTGATCTGGCTGATCGGTTTTACCTTTGAAGCCGTTGGTGACTGGCAGCTATTACGCTTCAAGCAAAGTTCTGCCAACCGCGGAAGGATTATACAGTCGGGACTCTGGCGCTACACTCGCCATCCTAACTACTTTGGAGAAGCGACGCTCTGGTGGGGAATCATGCTGATTGCCCTCAATTCTCCAAGTGGTTGGTTAGCTGTCATCAGCCCCCTGTTAATAAATTTTCTGTTGTTGAAAGTGTCCGGAATTCCGATGCTCGAATCCAAGTATCAAGGCAATGCAGAGTTTGCAGCGTACAAAAATAGAACCAATGCATTTTTCCCCTGGATGCCAAAACCAAAAGGTGAGTAA